Proteins encoded together in one Poecile atricapillus isolate bPoeAtr1 chromosome 15, bPoeAtr1.hap1, whole genome shotgun sequence window:
- the PPP1R3D gene encoding protein phosphatase 1 regulatory subunit 3D: MEVRGPPRNPSYLSDLYENMLRAEGAMRRGQQQPPAVHTSSNKSFRSSVPAKESPQPNNHPNSASSSCDPALRPIIRHRARSLPTSPERRRAAVQCQKPDFQSRMNRVRFADALGLELTEVKVFQTGEDPSIPLHVLSRLSINSDLWYSNLNLEFTMQCLVPDFQQPADCLDFSSRLQEQQVCLERVTSSDLGLSGTIQVRNVAFEKQVSVRYTFNQWKSIHEVCARWDCSIPEKNGQDQVDVFTFFLPVPPFLLQLSTLVQFAARYQVNGQEYWDNNRGKNYTLSCQTHPLKLPRECEESWIHFI; the protein is encoded by the coding sequence ATGGAAGTGCGTGGTCCTCCAAGGAATCCCAGCTACCTCTCAGATCTCTATGAGAACATGTTAAGGGCTGAAGGAGCAATGAGAcgagggcagcagcagcccccagcagtCCATACAAGTAGCAACAAGAGTTTTCGGAGCAGTGTCCCAGCCAAGGAGAGCCCCCAGCCAAATAATCATCCGAACAGCGCCTCCTCCAGCTGTGACCCAGCCCTGAGACCCATCATCCGCCACCGAGCGAGGTCCCTGCCGACATCACCCGagaggaggagagcagcagtgcagtgtCAGAAGCCAGACTTCCAGAGCCGCATGAACCGGGTCAGGTTTGCTGATGCTTTAGGCTTGGAGCTCACTGAAGTGAAAGTCTTCCAGACTGGGGAGGATCCATCCATCCCTTTGCACGTCCTGTCCAGGCTCTCCATAAACTCAGACCTCTGGTACAGCAACTTGAACTTGGAGTTCACTATGCAGTGTTTGGTCCCTGACTTCCAGCAGCCTGCAGATTGTCTGGATTTCTCATCCCgactccaggagcagcaggtgtGTCTGGAACGGGTGACCAGTTCAGATCTGGGGCTCAGTGGCACCATCCAGGTTCGGAATGTTGCTTTTGAGAAGCAGGTGTCTGTGCGCTACACCTTCAACCAGTGGAAAAGCATCCACGAGGTGTGTGCTCGTTGGGACTGCAGCATCCCAGAGAAAAACGGGCAGGATCAGGTTGATGTGTTCACTTTCTTTCTTCCCgtgcctccttttctccttcagctgaGCACTCTTGTCCAGTTTGCAGCAAGGTACCAAGTCAATGGCCAGGAGTACTGGGATAACAACAGAGGCAAGAACTACACCCTCAGCTGTCAGACTCACCCCCTGAAGCTGCCAAGGGAATGTGAGGAGAGCTGGATCCACTTCATCTGA
- the FAM217B gene encoding protein FAM217B isoform X1 produces MGPGIQEYPLLLHRETQQTESHSHTNENHKGMVNNGKSHPSTKGLNKPISYVKSPPGRLGKNVSSAIEKISHDTQDGHQPSVFKKGRNQLDGSNQSKRIPSVCSSVHSAQGPKRSPPERRPNESFLHRSPPERRQNESFLHRSPPERRPNESFLHRSPPERRQNESFLHRIPPGTKGSTQQNFCRAKDVPVQHFYCSKKEQLGKNHEEYIAEASPGSSKWQEASVGEMFLDFESVQIIKEDAEDDSASDLSDSERIPIPPSPCTPPELILRAEEIDPVCLEHIPEMGFKESEYYYPDFLPPPFNSWDLKQLAIFVHVEGKTEFRPKPSGSLEKYIERLVQLEWLQMQTVQSEKGRATKGRPQTAPGSSRALKSPGKGKALLSPVPSRQGMPQESAARLPRSCLGHRAELSSEETRQVRSHPGHLKLPERTGCAASSQRQTGDGRSELKKKPAAKQQLLSLQPPESSSKIQSVGNIRPPKQTPAFHGAAAPIKGLKTYTCTNPKKNGNASNYVPPKKTTVDRKIKTNGTKQTPRKFQ; encoded by the exons ATGGGACCAGGCATTCAGGAATATCCCTTATTATTGCACAGAGAGACTCAGCAGACGGAAAGCCACAGCCACACCAATGAAAACCACAAAGGAATGGTAAA TAATGGAAAAAGCCATCCAAGCACCAAAGGACTAAATAAACCAATTTCTTATGTGAAATCTCCTCCTGGAAGATTAGGCAAAAATGTATCAAGTGCCATTGAAAAG ATTTCCCATGACACTCAAGATGGTCACCAACCAAGTGTTTTTAAGAAGGGAAGGAACCAGCTGGATGGCAGTAATCAGTCAAAAAG GATCCCAAGTGTTTGCAGCTCAGTGCACAGTGCACAAGGACCAAAGAGGAGTCCCCCAGAAAGAAGGCCAAATGAATCCTTCCTGCACAGGAGTCCCCCAGAAAGAAGGCAAAATGAATCCTTCCTGCACAGGAGTCCCCCAGAAAGAAGGCCAAACGAATCCTTCCTGCACAGGAGTCCCCCAGAAAGAAGGCAGAACGAATCCTTCCTGCACAGGATCCCCCCTGGCACAAAGGGCAGCACACAACAAAACTTCTGTAGGGCTAAGGATGTCCCAGTGCAGCATTTTTATTGCAGTAAAAAAGAACAGTTGGGAAAGAATCATGAAGAATACATTGCTGAAGCCAGTCCAGGCTCTTCAAAATGGCAAGAAGCATCTGTAGGTGAAATGTTTCTCGATTTTGAGTCGGTGCAAATTATTAAAGAAGATGCTGAAGATGATAGTGCCAGTGACCTCTCTGACTCAGAAAGGATTCCCAttcccccctctccctgcacGCCACCAGAACTCATCCTCAGAGCTGAAGAAATCGACCCGGTTTGTTTGGAACACATCCCTGAAATGGGATTTAAAGAATCCGAATATTACTACCCCGACTTCCTCCCACCACCTTTCAACTCGTGGGACTTGAAGCAGCTGGCCATCTTTGTCCACGTGGAGGGGAAAACCGAATTCCGCCCCAAGCCCTCGGGATCCCTGGAGAAATACATCGAGCGCCTGGTGCAGCTGGAGTGGCTGCAGATGCAGACGGTGCAGAGCGAGAAGGGCAGAGCCACCAAAGGCCGGCCCCAGACTGCCCCCGGCTCCAGCCGTGCGCTCAAGAGCCCCGGGAAAGGCAAAGCCTTGCTcagccctgtgcccagcaggCAGGGAATGCCCCAGGAAAGTGctgccaggctgcccaggagctgtttgggtcacagggcagagctgtccTCTGAGGAGACTCGGCAGGTGCGTTCCCACCCGGGTCACCTGAAACTTCCTGAGAGAACGGGATGTGCAGCATCTTCTCAGAGGCAGACCGGTGATGGAAGGAGTGAACTGAAAAAGAAACCAgctgcaaagcagcagctgctcagtcTGCAGCCCCCCGAGAGCAGCTCTAAAATCCAAAGTGTTGGTAACATCAGACCCCCTAAGCAAACCCCAGCATTCCACGGTGCAGCTGCTCCCATCAAAGGCTTAAAAACATACACGTGTACaaatccaaagaaaaatggCAATGCCAGCAATTATGTTCCTCCTAAAAAAACAACAGtggacaggaaaataaaaacaaatggcACAAAGCAAACACCACGCAAATTTCAGTGA
- the FAM217B gene encoding protein FAM217B isoform X2 has product MKTTKECNGKSHPSTKGLNKPISYVKSPPGRLGKNVSSAIEKISHDTQDGHQPSVFKKGRNQLDGSNQSKRIPSVCSSVHSAQGPKRSPPERRPNESFLHRSPPERRQNESFLHRSPPERRPNESFLHRSPPERRQNESFLHRIPPGTKGSTQQNFCRAKDVPVQHFYCSKKEQLGKNHEEYIAEASPGSSKWQEASVGEMFLDFESVQIIKEDAEDDSASDLSDSERIPIPPSPCTPPELILRAEEIDPVCLEHIPEMGFKESEYYYPDFLPPPFNSWDLKQLAIFVHVEGKTEFRPKPSGSLEKYIERLVQLEWLQMQTVQSEKGRATKGRPQTAPGSSRALKSPGKGKALLSPVPSRQGMPQESAARLPRSCLGHRAELSSEETRQVRSHPGHLKLPERTGCAASSQRQTGDGRSELKKKPAAKQQLLSLQPPESSSKIQSVGNIRPPKQTPAFHGAAAPIKGLKTYTCTNPKKNGNASNYVPPKKTTVDRKIKTNGTKQTPRKFQ; this is encoded by the exons ATGAAAACCACAAAGGAATG TAATGGAAAAAGCCATCCAAGCACCAAAGGACTAAATAAACCAATTTCTTATGTGAAATCTCCTCCTGGAAGATTAGGCAAAAATGTATCAAGTGCCATTGAAAAG ATTTCCCATGACACTCAAGATGGTCACCAACCAAGTGTTTTTAAGAAGGGAAGGAACCAGCTGGATGGCAGTAATCAGTCAAAAAG GATCCCAAGTGTTTGCAGCTCAGTGCACAGTGCACAAGGACCAAAGAGGAGTCCCCCAGAAAGAAGGCCAAATGAATCCTTCCTGCACAGGAGTCCCCCAGAAAGAAGGCAAAATGAATCCTTCCTGCACAGGAGTCCCCCAGAAAGAAGGCCAAACGAATCCTTCCTGCACAGGAGTCCCCCAGAAAGAAGGCAGAACGAATCCTTCCTGCACAGGATCCCCCCTGGCACAAAGGGCAGCACACAACAAAACTTCTGTAGGGCTAAGGATGTCCCAGTGCAGCATTTTTATTGCAGTAAAAAAGAACAGTTGGGAAAGAATCATGAAGAATACATTGCTGAAGCCAGTCCAGGCTCTTCAAAATGGCAAGAAGCATCTGTAGGTGAAATGTTTCTCGATTTTGAGTCGGTGCAAATTATTAAAGAAGATGCTGAAGATGATAGTGCCAGTGACCTCTCTGACTCAGAAAGGATTCCCAttcccccctctccctgcacGCCACCAGAACTCATCCTCAGAGCTGAAGAAATCGACCCGGTTTGTTTGGAACACATCCCTGAAATGGGATTTAAAGAATCCGAATATTACTACCCCGACTTCCTCCCACCACCTTTCAACTCGTGGGACTTGAAGCAGCTGGCCATCTTTGTCCACGTGGAGGGGAAAACCGAATTCCGCCCCAAGCCCTCGGGATCCCTGGAGAAATACATCGAGCGCCTGGTGCAGCTGGAGTGGCTGCAGATGCAGACGGTGCAGAGCGAGAAGGGCAGAGCCACCAAAGGCCGGCCCCAGACTGCCCCCGGCTCCAGCCGTGCGCTCAAGAGCCCCGGGAAAGGCAAAGCCTTGCTcagccctgtgcccagcaggCAGGGAATGCCCCAGGAAAGTGctgccaggctgcccaggagctgtttgggtcacagggcagagctgtccTCTGAGGAGACTCGGCAGGTGCGTTCCCACCCGGGTCACCTGAAACTTCCTGAGAGAACGGGATGTGCAGCATCTTCTCAGAGGCAGACCGGTGATGGAAGGAGTGAACTGAAAAAGAAACCAgctgcaaagcagcagctgctcagtcTGCAGCCCCCCGAGAGCAGCTCTAAAATCCAAAGTGTTGGTAACATCAGACCCCCTAAGCAAACCCCAGCATTCCACGGTGCAGCTGCTCCCATCAAAGGCTTAAAAACATACACGTGTACaaatccaaagaaaaatggCAATGCCAGCAATTATGTTCCTCCTAAAAAAACAACAGtggacaggaaaataaaaacaaatggcACAAAGCAAACACCACGCAAATTTCAGTGA